GTTGATGCTTAAATAGAATCCGTGCATAGACATATGTAAAGTTTCATCGTCACATATTTAACAGTCATTCCCACAAAGTGCACCATTACGCAATAacataagaaaaacaacaaaccATATATTATATCAACTCTTTAAAAAAATGTGCTGGAAAATAATAGCCATCCATAATTGATTTATAACAAGGTAATAAaccaaaacaatattttttttgtaaatataaatGATCAGTAGTAACCTTTTCCAACTGTCCCTGCATTCCAAAACAGTGATCATTCAGCAGTAACCTGATACTCCACAAGGTGAGAGAACCACAGATTTAGGTTAAATCACAACTGTCAGTAACTCAACATGTAACGTACAGGTGGAACATTAACAGGCTTCCGTCCTGCCTTCTTCTACACAACATCCACCTTGTAAAATCAGTAACCAAGAAAACTGTATTCATAGCCTCTgtgtgctgatctaagatcagacTTGCCTTTTAGATGATATTAAATAAGATTCTATAGACAagtggggacctgatcctagatcagcactcctactccatTTTACCTTATCATTTAAAGAGTGCAACTTTTTTTCAAATATAGCCCTTTAGAAGCTTTAAAGACAAGCCACACTGTACTTTCCCAAGTGCAGATAGTCCACTACAGAGGTAATAAGAGCAGAACAAGTTTCAGTACAATTCATTCACAGTATAACAACAGACAAGTTAACCGCAATATACAAGCTTTTGATGCAAAGGTCTATAGAATCCTAAAATTAATGTCTAGAACTAATGTCTAGAATTCCGGCAATAGAACTGTCCCTCAATGTGCCACGATGAGCTTTTCAGCTATGATATCCTAGGCCAAGCTTCAGGGGAGGTCACTTGTAAAGTTGATTGATCAAGGTCAAATTGATTCAGTTGAGTTTGGCTTCGAAGATCTTCATTGGCACATGTGGTGTGGTTTAGGAGATGGGTGAGAGGTTGAGGGACACGGAACATTATTATTGGCTATTATTATTCATGATGTCATCCACGTCCTCATCCCCTAGGTCCACTGGGAAAGAGAAAGGTGACAATTAGTTGAATATCTGCTCATACGAGTGTCAATAAGGTTGAGAATAATCATATTTTATTCCTATTTTGATAAGATTATATAGTTGTGGGGGAGGCTAAAAAGATGACAGATTCTGGTTTTAAATGTCTCTATCTTGGTCTATACTCATAAAACCTGACATAACCACAAAATCGCAATACAGTAGGCATATATCTCTTTCTCAAAATATGTGGGTGTACAGGGAGAGGAATATTTCCACTTTACTCACCTTTCTTGGAACGACCAATTTGTCCGAGTTTGGGCGCCCGCTGCCCTAGTCTCTGGGGGTTGGGCCTCTCATGCCCATTCTGTGCTACCTGCCTATGTCCCGGGTTGAACTGGCCGGCCGGACCGGGCTGTCGCGGGCCATTCGATGGAATCAGATCTGGCATTCCTGACGATCCGTACATCTCTCCCATACAGAAGGTCGCGCGCAGTATTTCTCCGTTGAGTCCACTTGGTGTCCCCCTCTTCTCACGTCGAGGTTGGGTTTACTTCCGCAATGGTGTTCTGGGATTTTTGATACGCGAAATCAGCAGATATAGTGCTTTGACACACCTACGGATGGGGAAATAGTTGCCATGAAATTAGTTGCGTTCATGAGTATTAACCAAATAAAGTACGCATAACGGGAGAAGCTCGTTTTCCGATGAAACAACAGTATTGACGAAGTCTCTTAGCTACATAATTACTCACATTGAGCCTATGAATTATATAGTGGCCTACCTGTACACATAAACATCGTGTTGCAATAGCCTATACAATATGGATACATTTCTGGACTTAAGTGTAAAGTGTTGTGTGTGTCATGTCAATGTCCATATTTGCCATGCCGGCCTGGGCTATAAGAAAGCGTACCCATGTACCCTTTTCCTTATAACTAATAATTAACAGACGTTTTGTGTATAATAGTCCAGCTATAAACAACACTATTACCTTAAAGATCCGTCGTTTGTATGAACAAGATGAATCCCGGTAAACGGTCTATTCGGTGTTATTCTACCCCCGCAGTTGTTGTTTATCTGCTCCGTGTCGTGCTTGTTTTAGGAAGTCTCCGCTTAAAGGAACAGCACCTTCTGTCGTAACTCTCACTGGGGGATTTCCTAGTTGTTCTGACTCACACGCATTGCTCTTTCTACGTCACTGCGAGGGACTGTATTGAAACGTGGGTGTAATAGAACCTACCCGCGCCATCCACGCAATATATGCATAACCAATAACGCACCGACCACATAAAATAGGTGACTCATCTGCGGTAGCTGGTTTCTTCCAGATGCATTGAGGTCAAATGGCAGataaaaaagtttggacacacctactcattcaagggttttctttatttttactattttctagaataatagtgatgacatcaaagcTATGCCATAACACATGGAagcatgtagtagccaaaaaaaagtgttaaataaatcaaaatatattttagattttagattcttcaaagtagccacctttgcacacttttggcatgctctcaagcagcttcatgaggaatgcttttccaacagtcttgaaggagatacaacatatgctgagcacttgttggctacttttcctttattctgcagtccaactcatcccaaaccatctcaattgggttgaggtcaggtgattgtggaggccaggtcatctgatgcagcacttcatcactctccttcttggtcaaatagcccttacacagcctggaggtgtgttttgggtcattttcctgttgaaaaacaaatgatattcccactaaacacaaaccagatgggatggcatatcactgcagaatgctgtggcagccatgctagttaagtgtgccttgaagtctaaataaattacagacagtttcaccagcagagcacccccacaccatcacacctcctcctccaagcttcatggtgggaaccacacttgcagagatcatctgttcacctactctgcgtctcacaaagacatggcggttggaaccaaaaatctcaaatttggacacatcatgaccaaaggacagattctcaccggtctaatgtccatttctcgtgtttcttggcccaagcaagtctcttcttcttattggtgtcctttagtagtggtttctttgcagcaattcaaccatgaaggcctaattcacgcagtctcctctgaacagttgatgttgagatgtatctgttacttgaactctgtgaagcatttatttgggctattaagaccttcatgtcttaatgtaatgatggactgttgtttcccttggcttatttgagctgttcctgacataatatggacttagtattttaccaaatagggctatcttctgtatactaccccaaccttgtcacaacacaactgattggctcaaaggaaggaaggaaattcaacaaattaacttttaacgaggcacacctgttcattgaaatgcattccaggtgacaaccttataaagctggatgagagaatgccaagagtgtgcaaagctgtcatcaatgcaaagggtggctactttgaagaatatcaaatagaaaatatatatttcacttttttggttactgcatgattccaagAGTGTTGTGAATACTGAAGTTAACCTTTCTGATTATAACTTTTtttggcaagacagatcttccaaaggcggggtagtggcaatctttaccaaggatcaccttcagtgctcggttgtctccaccaagtttgtccccaaacaatttgatttgctggttttaagcattaaactttcaaatagctctttgttgactgttgctttgtgctatcgtcctccatctgcaccggcctgtaccctacctgccctgagctctctcctggccccttacactaagtctgaatttgtcctgctggtgacctaaactgggacatgcttaatccacctgaccaagtcctaaagcaatgggactcacTAAAtccttctcagattattaccaatcccacaaggtatgactccaaacacccagaaaaggctactctcctcgatgttatcctcacaaataatcctgataggtatcagtctggtgttttctgtaatgaccttagtgatcactgttttacagcctgtgttcgtaatggctgctcagtgaatcgacctgtcctgatttttcatagacgcttgctaaaaaagctttaatgagcaagccttccttcatgatctggcctctgtaaaatggtatagaatcagcttgaatcagcttcctctatcgtaatcgctccttaTTCACCCCAGCTACCAATCTAAACCTggttcagatgaccatcctacccctgctagattatggagacgtaatttatagatcggcaggtaagggtgccaccaatgctccttataggacacatcactgcactctatactcctctgtaaactggtcaactCTGTAtaccgtcgcaagacccactggttgatgcttatttataaaaccctcttaggcctcactccctcctatctgagagatctactgcagccctcatcctccacatacaacacccgttttgCCAgtcacaaagcacacacatccctgggttcctcgtcttttcagttcgctgcagctagcaactggaacgagctgcaacaaacactcaaactggacagttttatctcaatctcttcattcaaagactcaatcatggacactcttactgacagttgtggctgctttgcgtgatgtattgttgtctctaccttcttgccctttgtgctgttgtctgtgcccaataaggtttgtaccatgttttgtgctgctaccatgttgtgctgctgccattttgtgctgctaccatgctgtgttgtcatgtgttgctatgttgttgtcttaggtctctctttatgtagtcttgttttgtctctcttgtcatgatgtgtgttatgtcctaaatatatatttttattttattttattttgaatcccagcccacatccccgcaggaggccttttgccagttaacccactgttcctccggtaggccatcattgtaaataagaagttgttcttaactgacttgcctagtgttatttcatagttttgatttcttagctattattctacaatttagaaaatagtcaaaataaagaaaaaccctggaatgagttagtgtgactggtactgtatatactatattttTCCCAATTCTTTTCATTCCCCCCCACTACAGATACACATTTACACGAACAAAaacgtacacagacacacacaaacaatgactacatctaaTCTACCCCCGCACACTCACACCCCTATCCCCAGTGACTGCCACTTAGTCTTAAATTCTACCAATTCGTTTTTCTCGGTTTCCCATGCTATTTCAAtattacagtggcttgcaaaagtattcaccccattggcatttttcctattttgttgccttacaacctggaattaaaaattgattttgggggggtttgtatcatttgatttacacaacatgcctatcattttgaagatgcaaaatgttttttactgtgaaacaaacaaggaataagacaaaaaaacggaaatcttgagcatgcataactattcaccccccaaagtcaatactttgtatagccaccttttgcagcaattacagctgcaagtttcATGGGGTATGTCTCTAGAAGCTTGGCacgtctagccactgggattttttcccattcttcaaggcaaaactgctccagctcctaaactgctccagctccagaTCCTCCAgctccgctggtgtacagcaatctttaagtcataccacagattctcatcaattggattgaggtctgagctttgactaggccattccaagacatttaaatgtttccccttaaaccactcgagtgttgctttagcagtatgcttagtgtcctgctggaaggtgaacctccatcccagtctcaaatctctggaagactgaaacaggtttccctcaagaatttccctgtatttagcgccatccatcattccttaaattctgaccagtttcccagtccctgccaacaTCGGCAGGGTGGTGTTCTCAGGatgatgggaggtgttgggtttgcgccagacatagcgttttccttgatggccaaaaaactaAATTGTAGTCTCATCTGacaagagtaccttcttccatatgtttggggagtatcccacatgccttttggcgaacaccaatttttttctttaagcgatggatttttctggccactcttccataaagcccagctctgtggagtgtatgacTTAAGGTGGTCCTatgaacagatactccaatctccactgtggagctttgcagctccttcagggttatctttggtctctttgttgcctctctgattaatgccctcctttcctggtccgtgagttttggtgggcggccctctcttggcaggtttgtgatgccatattctttccattttttaataatggatttaatggagcTCTGTGGGAtattcaaagtttcagatatttttttataacccaaccctgatctgtacttctccacaactttctccctgacctgtttggagagctccttggtcttcatggtgccgcttgcttggtggtgccgcttgcttagtggtgttgcaaactctggggtctttcagaacaggtatagatatatatatCATATGACAGATCATGtggcacttagattgcacacaagtggactttacttaactaattatgtgacttctgaaggtaattggttgcactagatcatatttaggggcttcatattAAAGGGCGTgtatacatatgcacgcaccgcTTTTAAGtttatttaataatttttttttgttgaaacaagtctttttttttaatttcacttcaccaatttggactattttgtgtatatccattacatgaaacccaaataaaaatcgatttaaattacaggttgtaatgcaacaaaatagaaaaaacgccaagggggatgaatacttttgcaaggcactgtaaatcatagatttttccattgtgttaatgatgaCAGATTGATTTCCAAGTTTTTAGTATACATTTTTTCAAGatcgtcagggaaatgaccggaccaaggtgcagcgtggtgagcgtacattgttctttattataaatgtcactaacaaaacaagaaacaacaaaaacaaacatgaagcttactagggctatacaggccaccaacaaagacaactacccacaactaaggtggaaaaacaggctgcctaagtatgattcccaatcagagacaacgatagacagctgtccctgattgagaaccatacccagccaaaacatagaaacagaaaacatagaaataaagaaactagaatgcccaccctagtcacaccctggcctaaccaaaatagagaataaaagcctctctatggccagggcgtgacaagatgagtgatgaaaagAGAATCGCCAgcccattgggtatctcactacACCCCCATATGCAATACTTGAAATATGTAGACAGATGGATTAAAAGtaagtttacattgtaatacttctgacaacCAACTTTCTAGCTCCGCCCACAACTTCCGGACTTTATAGCTTTACCAGAAAGCATGGATTGTGGCGTCATTATTAGTTTaaacttaagacatgactctggcgttgtgctgtagaatttgtgaattttgtctcttgtataataaattctatacattagtttatactgtacatttttgttaactgtaattgtgttagttatgctccaactttccctccatcttgtgccaaccTCCGTTCTTTTTGTGTATTCTTTTTGCAGAATTCAATGGTAGCCCTTTACCTTCTGTAAAGGGTTTGTGAAGGGTCTGTAGGCCTATGTAGTAAAtgttaatattttattttaaaaatagTTTATAAATCTTGAATAATGTGATATGATTGCAGAGAGCACACACAATGACTGATAAATTCCAGGTAAACAGATATAATCAGAGAAAGAAATGCACATTTTACATGTGGAGGCCTTTCTTTGAATAGTTACAGATTGGAAACCCATTGGTAAAAATGCAACAACTAATGGTTGGGCAATGATCACCCACCTTGCATATTGTAGCCCTAGTTACAGATTCCTAGTGGATTGAATCTTTACCAGATTACTATAAACACAGCCCCACTCAGTcttaaccaccaccaccacaacagctCTTGCAGCATTGAGGCTAGCCATAGATGGGTCTTTGTGGGTTTTTCTGTTTCACATCCTGTTGTCCTGCCTTTTCTAGCCCCTTCATCATCACATATCAGCTGGGAAGGCAGGCCCGTGGTAGACGAAAACAAAAAGCCCCTACCGTCTGTGCAGAcctatctctttctctgcctgGCAAGAACACAAATATGACCCATGGAGAGTTGACAGAGAGGCAAGGGGTTGGTGAGTATTTCCAGATAATCTACACAGGAGGTCTTAAGAGGAAATGTACTATTTCACTGAAACACTACTGAGACATTACCAAGAGTAAAGACCCACTTTGTCCAGTGTCCACGGCTGCCATCATCATGTCCAAGATCATCTGTGTGTCTCTCCTGCTGGTCGTCATGGTCTCCATTTGGTGCGACAGCACAGGTACAATACAGTATGCAGTATATTATATGTGAGTTTACAATACACTTTCTGCATTACATAGGTAAGTCGTTCATGCCTGCATGTTGTCAGTTCTGTAGATTTATGACACCTGAACATCACAAGGTCAATGACTAACCGATATTAAACAGTGAATGTACTTCACACCTTTTGAAGGGACTGTTGTGTTCTCAGGGGTTGATCAGTAACGCGTTGTTGCAGCATTTCAACATTTATGACAAAATGGGAACAATGATTAAGTTAACTCGCCAAATGGTCTGTGAGGGACATGCTCCGTACGTGTCGGTGCAAAGGTGAGCATGCCTATTTAGTAAGTGCTGTAAATTATAAATGCCAATGAAGACATATTCATTGTATTTGTTGACTATAAAGCAGTTGCTGTAAGTTAACCCCGCTGCCTAGTTAAACCTAAACTTGAACTTGAACTCAAACTCCAACTTATTTCTGTACAAAGTGTCCTACAGGCCTGGGAAAGGTCATCGTCAACATCCAAACATAGCATAACTATGATGAATCTGTCATGTGTTTAAAGACATACACATGTGTAATTGAATGGCTCAGTggatctcattctctctctcttcagttctTCCCACTGGGAGAGAAATCTGCTGTAAACCACTCTTTCCCAAAACTGACGCGGAGAGGCACAAGTTGATGAAATGCCTTTGCTGCAAAATAACCTGCACTGTATCTCTATCATCTAACCCTGACTTGAGAGTCATGAGGGAATCTC
This is a stretch of genomic DNA from Salvelinus alpinus chromosome 11, SLU_Salpinus.1, whole genome shotgun sequence. It encodes these proteins:
- the LOC139534469 gene encoding uncharacterized protein yields the protein MGEMYGSSGMPDLIPSNGPRQPGPAGQFNPGHRQVAQNGHERPNPQRLGQRAPKLGQIGRSKKVDLGDEDVDDIMNNNSQ